A section of the Branchiostoma lanceolatum isolate klBraLanc5 chromosome 19, klBraLanc5.hap2, whole genome shotgun sequence genome encodes:
- the LOC136426024 gene encoding uncharacterized protein, with amino-acid sequence MYRGDMDWTDDILYTSQQEGKPRKNMVSSYEDSNKGDETYRVENEGNIRKRQANLAAVGNRDLNKKSDKPIRTYNEREQGGGYLQTSQTKSSPQMEIPYGVLNEGNDGKGKSSTSKAREKFEGLTIGSRGQAEDDLLLDIWGLKESDLSGKLDLGHFTWNPTRASRQKFARKQQQVDGDVQFKGQTDPATEVAGESEPRRHIPSMEHKVQSKDDNTSALVYRSDLLDASQTESQIEELGLKTHRPSARPISPLKVTTVFRNHTGTEEQHLDPIGKYFELVNAENKYEETGERAEARNGIVEGSWEIGPKIPFPGKTSPMSRARIATSPPPRRNESTIDFIRRSWDKNDFNRQSPPQRTHQRKHSSHSKTSSSPERHLEAVRFYVEQKLRKSVEEEQVAREGSVTGEEESRTDFVARWVQSVDNSALPQTDSPRLGDATEESRARKIGKEDPQLSPVSRTLKNLGLGHVKFRVDNPAAIGHVEATRTDTKNSATIEEDGNQAKESISPLLSPVSRTLRKLGFGYLKEPKEGAAKRLLVKICPSCTGDNDLDAAWCTECGSALLGVDSSPSSHQHGDVATPSNGAPATEKHQVSDLAAERYKLFQGEANQVPSKGNGGNKFATVSDSIHGTVQSGPSGPSYSSHGHSDYKKSADSFYASTIEAREAVVDSHLKGNLPTGPSGKNFQTVSNVSDPALPSDDLTDFFGHYPVVPSYRSHEKYPLLSKTAHVDRDVSASKHWDWQGSPPKHDVHTTKTSKENPVVERTTVAQQYTTGAASVEDNRVKELQPVQSSDKIIFERSRSTLARSGFAEMDNQMLLPHHKQFPSKEELRLALDSDSSDDDRPKEKRKPVQNKNVSVDVRNSGNADARDNMVVLENELQESQTFDGAEEWNIHPYGIKERLDLTNPGERAAPHLQQSKEPQLRKGKQKSQSSNQGASYITQGYKRHWQRSSIAWDSYNPGELKTRSSVVKSGEKRKVAGSKQKSVGFELSAESASSTSGDSKPSRRRPASAGQRSTGGQGSSSGERSVNASGGQRPWSASRSSTAIREEDFLSIHSASFSQGKGPGSRPTMKYHLDNQTYAKILTMTPRGDSDESPWLFLPDELLLYILSFLSQPDLARVASTCHHFYRVAMDESLWRNITLTKRTDLSDELLCYIGQHSPQTLRLLQCTGSTVTERGLRDLFKSCKDSLKELNFSGCSGGALTGDLVLLHASSRCHNITSLDASWSNATNNGAMAVADISKRLEVLCVNGCQSITDESLNYVVNRHGSTLQVLEVFGCFNITQQCLLGMAQNCANLRVLNMGQCYKVTDKLIRQMASKLKSLEVWDLRGCKQVQDESVHQIVRCCGRLQTVTLANCPQVTDVALVEIATYLPNVRSVDVSGCRNVTDSGVRAFANNSKQLTYIDLSSTAISTKSVTLLGSYCNRTLETVKLSFCDITESAVVKLVKNCPRLHTLHVIGCKRIRNEGAIKVANSKVAVELGRK; translated from the exons ATGTATCGTGGGGATATGGATTGGACTGACGACATCTTGTATACAAGTCAACAAGAAGGTAAACCAAGGAAAAACATGGTATCATCTTATGAAGATAGTAACAAAGGAGACGAGACCTACAGGGTTGAAAATGAGGGAAACATCAGGAAACGACAAGCAAACTTGGCAGCTGTTGGCAACAGAGACTTAAATAAAAAGTCAGATAAGCCAATCAGAACATACAATGAAAGGGAACAAGGTGGTGGCTATCTCCAGACCTCACAAACAAAGTCATCACCACAAATGGAGATACCCTATGGGGTCTTAAATGAGGGAAATGATGGTAAAGGCAAAAGTTCCACTTCAAAAGCAAGAGAAAAGTTTGAGGGGCTAACGATTGGTTCTCGGGGCCAAGCTGAGGATGATCTACTGCTAGACATCTGGGGATTGAAAGAATCTGACTTGTCAGGGAAGCTTGATCTTGGGCACTTCACATGGAACCCTACACGAGCCAGCAGGCAGAAATttgcaagaaaacaacaacaggtagATGGTGACGTGCAGTTCAAAGGTCAAACAGATCCGGCTACTGAAGTGGCTGGTGAAAGTGAACCAAGAAGACACATACCAAGCATGGAACACAAGGTACAGTCGAAAGACGACAATACGTCTGCACTTGTATACAGATCAGACCTTTTGGATGCTTCTCAGACCGAATCCCAGATTGAAGAACTAGGTCTGAAAACCCACAGACCGAGCGCTAGACCTATTTCACCATTAAAAGTTACCACTGTCTTCAGAAACCATACAGGTACAGAAGAACAACATTTGGATCCAATAGGAAAATACTTTGAGTTGGTGAATGCTGAAAACAAATATGAAGAGACAGGAGAAAGAGCGGAAGCAAGAAACGGTATAGTTGAAGGCTCATGGGAAATAGGTCCCAAAATACCGTTTCCAGGAAAGACGTCACCTATGAGCAGAGCGAGGATAGCAACTTCCCCACCGCCAAGAAGGAATGAGTCCACGATAGATTTCATTCGACGCTCCTGGGACAAGAATGACTTCAACAGACAAAGTCCACCACAGCGTACTCACCAACGGAAGCACAGCTCGCATTCCAAGACCTCCAGCTCCCCGGAGAGACATCTGGAAGCCGTGAGGTTCTATGTTGAGCAGAAGCTGAGAAAAAGCGTGGAGGAGGAGCAAGTCGCAAGGGAAGGGTCTGTGACGGGTGAAGAAGAGAGCCGTACGGACTTTGTTGCTCGGTGGGTTCAGTCGGTAGACAACTCCGCCCTCCCACAAACGGATTCTCCACGGCTTGGGGATGCGACGGAAGAGAGTAGAGCAAGAAAAATTGGGAAGGAAGACCCGCAACTTAGCCCTGTTTCCAGAACTCTTAAAAATCTTGGACTTGGTCATGTCAAATTTAGAGTTGACAATCCAGCAGCCATCGGGCATGTTGAAGCAACAAGGACGGACACAAAGAACAGTGCTACCATTGAGGAAGATGGAAACCAAGCTAAGGAGTCCATATCACCACTTCTTAGCCCTGTCTCTAGAACATTAAGGAAACTTGGGTTCGGTTACCTCAAGGAACCCAAAGAAGGAGCAGCAAAGAGACTGCTGGTAAAGATTTGTCCAAGCTGTACAGGGGATAATGACTTAGATGCTGCCTGGTGCACAGAATGTGGATCTGCTTTGTTGGGTGTAGACTCATCACCTAGCAGCCATCAACATGGTGATGTAGCCACGCCTAGCAACGGCGCACCTGCAACCGAAAAACACCAGGTCAGTGACCTAGCCGCTGAAAGATACAAACTCTTTCAGGGCGAGGCAAATCAAGTACCGAGTAAGGGAAATGGTGGTAACAAATTTGCCACAGTTTCTGACAGTATCCATGGTACCGTCCAAAGTGGTCCGAGTGGTCCAAGCTATTCTTCTCATGGTCATAGCGACTACAAAAAATCTGCGGATAGTTTTTATGCAAGCACTATAGAAGCTAGAGAGGCAGTAGTAGACAGCCATCTCAAAGGAAATCTACCTACAGGTCCTAGTGGCAAGAATTTTCAGACTGTTAGCAATGTCTCAGACCCCGCCCTTCCATCCGATGATCTCACTGATTTTTTTGGCCACTATCCAGTTGTACCAAGCTACAGGTCTCATGAAAAGTATCCGCTTCTAAGCAAGACTGCACATGTGGACAGGGATGTGAGTGCTTCTAAACACTGGGACTGGCAAGGGAGCCCACCTAAACATGATGTACACACAACAAAGACCTCAAAAGAAAACCCAGTTGTAGAGAGAACAACTGTGGCGCAGCAATATACCACGGGTGCTGCATCTGTTGAAGACAACAGAGTGAAAGAGCTACAACCTGTCCAAAGCAGTGACAAGATCATTTTTGAAAGATCGAGATCTACTCTTGCTCGTAGCGGCTTTGCAGAAATGGACAATCAGATGTTGTTGCCACACCACAAGCAGTTTCCAAGCAAAGAAGAGCTACGTTTGGCTTTAGACAGTGACTCAAGTGATGATGACAGGCCAAAAGAAAAGAGAAAGcctgtacaaaataaaaacGTCTCTGTTGATGTGAGGAACTCAGGAAATGCTGATGCCAGAGACAACATGGTTGTACTAGAAAATGAACTGCAAGAATCTCAGACTTTTGATGGAGCAGAAGAATGGAACATCCATCCATATGGAATAAAGGAAAGACTTGATTTGACAAACCCAGGTGAAAGAGCGGCGCCACACCTACAGCAAAGCAAAGAGCCTCAGCTCAGAAAAGGGAAACAGAAATCCCAGAGTTCCAACCAAGGGGCGTCATACATCACGCAAGGGTACAAGAGACACTGGCAAAGGTCAAGTATAGCCTGGGATTCCTACAACCCCGGTGAACTCAAGACAAGGTCAAGTGTGGTCAAAAGTGGTGAAAAGAGAAAGGTTGCTGGGTCGAAGCAAAAGTCAGTAGGTTTTGAGTTGAGTGCTGAGTCAGCAAGCAGCACTAGTGGAGACAGCAAACCATCCAGGCGACGACCTGCCAGcgcaggtcagaggtcaacaggAGGACAAGGGTCAAGTTCTGGTGAAAGGTCAGTAAACGCGTCTGGAGGTCAGAGGCCATGGTCAGCTTCAAGGTCATCCACAGCGATAAGGGAAGAGGACTTCCTTTCCATTCACAGTGCAAGCTTCTCTCAGGGAAAAG GTCCTGGCTCCAGACCTACGATGAAGTACCATCTAGACAACCAGACTTATGCTAAGATCCTGACAATG ACCCCCCGCGGAGACAGTGACGAGTCCCCGTGGCTGTTCCTCCCTGATGAGCTGCTGCTGTACATCCTGTCGTTCCTCTCTCAGCCCGACCTGGCCAGGGTGGCCTCCACCTGCCACCACTTCTACAGGGTAGCCATGGACGAGTCTCTCT GGAGAAACATCACCCTGACCAAGAGGACTGACTTGAGTGATGAGCTGCTGTGCTATATTGGACAGCATAGTCCACAAACCCTGAGGCTTCTCCAGTGTACAGGCAGCACAGTCACAGAGAGAGGGCTGAGGGACCTCTTCAAAAGTTGTAAGGACTCTCTAAAG GAGCTGAATTTCAGTGGCTGTAGTGGCGGTGCACTGACTGGAGACCTGGTCTTACTCCATGCCTCATCCCGATGTCACAACATCACATCTCTAGACGCCAGCTGGAGCAACGCTACTAACAATGGAGCTATGGCTGTAGCAGACATCAGCAAAAG ACTGGAGGTCCTGTGTGTGAATGGGTGCCAGAGTATCACAGATGAGTCCCTGAACTATGTGGTGAACAGACATGGCAGTACTCTCCAGGTGTTGGAAGTCTTCGGATGCTTCAACATCACACAGCAATGCCTGCTGGGTATGGCTCAAAACTGCGCCAATCTCAGGGTCCTCAATATGGGACAGTGCTATAAG GTTACTGACAAACTGATCAGACAGATGGCCAGTAAGCTGAAGAGCTTGGAGGTTTGGGATCTGAGAGGCTGCAAACAG GTTCAAGATGAGTCGGTTCACCAGATAGTCCGTTGCTGCGGTAGACTACAGACAGTCACCCTGGCTAACTGTCCTCAGGTCACAGACGTTGCACTGGTGGAAATTGCTACGTATCTTCCAAACGTACG GAGTGTTGATGTGAGTGGATGCAGAAATGTGACTGATTCAGGAGTTCGGGCATTTGCAAATAACAGCAAACAGCTGACATACATAGACCTCAGCTCAACAGCCATCTCAACCAAAAG TGTGACTCTACTGGGCAGCTACTGCAACAGAACTCTGGAGACCGTCAAGCTCAgcttctgtgacatcacagaGTCTGCCGTGGTCAAACTGGTAAAGAATTGTCCAAG ACTTCACACCCTCCATGTGATTGGTTGTAAAAGAATCAGGAATGAAGGTGCAATCAAGGTGGCAAACAGCAAGGTAGCAGTGGAGCTGGGGAGAAAGTAA